The following are encoded together in the Alphaproteobacteria bacterium genome:
- a CDS encoding heparinase II/III family protein translates to MSNVIATSLPPEFDLMTRMRHRLQSLAYASSLYRMMISGPVPKALEVIPSDPWPGDSAMGESIVDGKFSFAGQSFSAHPPQWLPEKANTTWLTTVHGFEWLRDLRSLGGDTARRVARSLMASWLDRFEQWSPYVWEPHLVALRLTHLIAMHDFVLASADTPFRMRVFECLVRHHKHLLRLLPRAVAGYVMQEDEDAPEKLNNVNLPATAQLQGVELLLALRGLIFAGVAFPDGDKALKLGLEIMPIALRHAILADGSNAERNPTQQMIALKCLVDLRHALKAGKIPLPPELPIAIERAAAALRFYRHGDGALCLFNGAQEENPVMLEALLTQADTRGRAPKNLVHGGYERLSLGRMLVFVDVGAPPTQGLDSAAHAGLSSFECSIGRERLFVNCGAHPGHDNDDWYAAMAATAAHTTLNVDDKNNCEVLANGGIGARPSSIECLREDTKGQQQVVVTHDGYLAGEQIIHQRTLTLLNEGDALRGEDKVSGREGKNITLRFHLHPLVQTSLIQNGKAVLIKMPGGNGYRFRCENGHGEAQSLSLDETLYYGKVYARPSRQIVVRGITNAGDTKWLWSLLREGKSK, encoded by the coding sequence TTGTCCAACGTCATAGCAACATCGCTGCCGCCCGAGTTTGACCTGATGACACGCATGCGTCACCGGTTGCAAAGCCTCGCCTATGCCAGCTCGCTCTATCGCATGATGATTTCAGGGCCTGTGCCCAAGGCGTTGGAGGTTATTCCATCGGACCCCTGGCCGGGCGATAGCGCGATGGGTGAAAGCATCGTCGATGGCAAATTCAGTTTTGCCGGACAAAGTTTTTCAGCGCATCCGCCGCAATGGCTGCCGGAAAAGGCCAATACCACATGGCTGACCACTGTGCATGGCTTTGAATGGCTGCGTGATTTGCGTTCGCTGGGCGGCGATACCGCGCGGCGTGTTGCCCGAAGCCTGATGGCATCGTGGCTGGACCGGTTCGAGCAATGGTCACCCTATGTGTGGGAACCGCATCTGGTTGCACTGCGTTTAACGCATTTAATCGCCATGCATGATTTTGTATTGGCGAGCGCCGATACGCCGTTCCGGATGCGGGTGTTTGAATGCCTCGTGCGGCATCATAAACACTTGCTACGCCTGCTTCCCCGCGCGGTTGCCGGATATGTCATGCAGGAAGATGAGGATGCACCGGAAAAACTCAACAACGTAAACCTGCCTGCGACTGCGCAATTGCAGGGCGTTGAACTGTTACTGGCGCTGCGCGGTTTGATTTTTGCAGGCGTGGCATTTCCCGACGGGGATAAAGCGTTAAAGCTTGGTCTTGAAATTATGCCCATTGCATTGCGCCACGCGATATTGGCCGATGGGTCGAATGCCGAACGCAACCCGACGCAACAGATGATCGCGCTGAAATGCCTTGTCGATCTACGCCATGCATTAAAGGCCGGAAAAATACCCTTGCCGCCCGAATTGCCCATAGCGATTGAACGCGCAGCTGCTGCGCTGCGTTTTTACCGCCACGGCGATGGAGCTTTATGTTTGTTCAACGGCGCGCAGGAAGAAAACCCCGTGATGCTGGAAGCCTTGCTGACGCAGGCCGATACGCGCGGGCGCGCGCCAAAAAATCTGGTGCATGGCGGGTATGAACGGTTATCGTTGGGCCGCATGCTGGTGTTTGTGGATGTTGGCGCCCCGCCAACGCAAGGGCTGGATAGCGCGGCGCATGCGGGACTTTCCAGTTTTGAATGCAGCATTGGGCGCGAGCGGCTGTTTGTAAATTGCGGCGCCCATCCTGGCCACGATAACGATGATTGGTATGCGGCCATGGCGGCAACCGCGGCGCATACCACGTTGAATGTGGATGATAAAAACAATTGCGAAGTACTGGCGAATGGCGGCATTGGGGCGCGTCCGTCCAGTATTGAATGTCTGCGCGAAGATACCAAAGGCCAGCAGCAGGTGGTGGTAACGCATGACGGCTATTTGGCAGGCGAACAGATTATTCATCAGCGCACATTGACGTTATTGAATGAAGGCGATGCGTTGCGCGGTGAAGACAAGGTTTCCGGGCGCGAAGGAAAAAATATTACGTTGCGTTTTCATCTGCATCCGCTGGTGCAGACCAGCCTTATTCAAAATGGCAAAGCGGTGCTGATTAAAATGCCGGGCGGGAATGGATATCGCTTCCGCTGTGAAAACGGGCATGGCGAAGCGCAAAGCCTATCGCTGGATGAAACATTGTATTATGGAAAGGTCTATGCCCGCCCAAGCCGCCAGATTGTGGTGCGCGGAATTACCAATGCGGGTGATACGAAATGGCTGTGGTCATTGCTGCGCGAAGGTAAAAGCAAATAA
- the purH gene encoding bifunctional phosphoribosylaminoimidazolecarboxamide formyltransferase/IMP cyclohydrolase has translation MSLHAVSTVPAPDLVKPVRALISVSDKTQLIETAKALRAVGVEILSTGGSAKALEAEGIMLTEVGTFTGFPEMMDGRVKTLHPKIHGGILQVRTNSQHQFQATEHSIPPIDIVIVNLYPFAATIDKGADFATSIENIDIGGPALIRAAAKNHDFVTVLTSPSQYAGLLDELKKNNGAIGLDFRKRCAFEAFTHTAAYDSMVSSWFAGQLGDDYPEVITASYTRKQMLRYGENPHQKGAVYVARKTEPCVARAEQVQGKELSYNNYNDADAAFELASEFSKPTVAIIKHANPCGVASAKDYVSAYKQALACDPVSAFGGVIAINGKLDAATATAISDIFTEVIIAPEADEDAKKIIAAKKNLRLLLTHGMADAKRAGATLRSIAGGLLLQSRDDGHVTAETLKVVTKRKPSDDEVRDMLFAFRVGKHVKSNAIVYAKNEATVGVGAGQMSRVDSSRIAAWKAGEAAKAAGLAEPLTKGCVVASDAFFPFADGLLAAAEAGATAIIQPGGSVRDDEVIAAADNAGLAMVFTGIRHFRH, from the coding sequence ATGTCGCTCCATGCTGTTTCCACCGTTCCTGCGCCAGATTTAGTCAAACCTGTTCGCGCGCTGATTTCTGTTTCCGATAAAACGCAATTGATTGAAACCGCGAAAGCCTTGCGCGCGGTTGGTGTTGAAATTCTTTCAACTGGTGGTTCTGCCAAAGCGCTCGAAGCCGAAGGCATCATGCTGACGGAAGTTGGAACCTTTACCGGCTTTCCGGAAATGATGGATGGCCGCGTTAAAACACTGCATCCCAAAATTCATGGCGGCATTTTGCAGGTGCGCACCAACAGCCAGCACCAGTTTCAGGCAACCGAACATTCCATTCCACCGATCGATATTGTAATCGTGAATTTATACCCGTTTGCGGCAACCATTGATAAAGGCGCGGATTTTGCAACCAGCATCGAAAATATCGATATTGGCGGGCCTGCGCTGATCCGCGCCGCTGCAAAGAACCATGATTTCGTGACGGTGCTAACCTCTCCATCACAATACGCAGGACTTCTGGATGAGCTGAAGAAAAATAATGGCGCGATTGGTCTGGATTTTAGAAAACGCTGCGCCTTTGAAGCGTTTACGCACACTGCTGCCTATGACAGCATGGTATCAAGCTGGTTTGCAGGACAGTTAGGCGATGACTATCCCGAAGTGATTACCGCAAGCTATACGCGCAAACAAATGCTGCGCTATGGCGAAAACCCGCACCAGAAGGGCGCAGTATATGTTGCCCGTAAGACCGAGCCATGCGTAGCCCGAGCAGAGCAAGTGCAAGGCAAGGAACTCAGCTATAATAACTACAATGATGCGGATGCGGCATTCGAACTGGCCTCCGAATTTTCAAAACCCACGGTTGCGATTATCAAGCACGCAAACCCGTGCGGTGTTGCTAGCGCAAAGGATTATGTGAGCGCGTATAAGCAAGCATTGGCATGTGATCCCGTCAGTGCATTTGGCGGCGTGATTGCCATTAACGGCAAATTGGATGCGGCAACGGCAACAGCGATTTCCGATATTTTCACCGAAGTCATCATCGCGCCCGAAGCGGATGAGGATGCCAAGAAGATCATCGCGGCAAAAAAGAATTTGCGCTTGCTTTTGACGCATGGCATGGCGGATGCGAAGCGCGCAGGCGCAACGCTGCGTTCGATTGCGGGCGGGTTGTTGCTGCAAAGCCGCGATGACGGGCATGTGACAGCCGAGACATTAAAGGTGGTAACAAAACGCAAACCATCGGATGATGAAGTGCGCGATATGTTGTTCGCCTTCCGCGTTGGCAAACATGTGAAATCGAATGCGATTGTCTATGCAAAGAACGAAGCCACGGTGGGCGTGGGCGCAGGCCAAATGAGCCGTGTGGATTCATCACGTATCGCCGCATGGAAAGCCGGCGAAGCCGCAAAAGCTGCTGGTTTGGCTGAGCCGCTCACCAAGGGCTGTGTGGTGGCATCCGATGCATTTTTCCCCTTCGCTGATGGCTTATTGGCAGCAGCCGAAGCAGGCGCAACTGCCATCATTCAACCAGGCGGCAGCGTGCGGGATGATGAAGTCATCGCCGCAGCAGATAATGCGGGCTTGGCGATGGTGTTTACGGGCATTCGCCATTTCAGACATTAA
- a CDS encoding GIY-YIG nuclease family protein, translating into MPENYFVYILTNKPNGILYVGMTNNIARRIIEHKQNLYEGFSKKYGLNKLVYYEVYNDPESAIVAEKRMKKWNRAWKVRRILTTNPNWDDLIEDLNK; encoded by the coding sequence ATGCCTGAAAATTATTTCGTATATATTCTCACAAACAAACCTAACGGTATCTTATATGTCGGCATGACGAATAATATTGCCAGACGCATAATCGAACATAAGCAAAATTTATATGAAGGGTTTTCTAAAAAATATGGCCTTAATAAACTTGTATATTACGAAGTCTATAATGATCCGGAATCCGCAATAGTTGCTGAAAAGCGTATGAAAAAATGGAATAGAGCTTGGAAGGTCAGACGGATTCTTACAACGAATCCGAATTGGGATGATTTGATTGAAGATTTAAATAAATAA
- a CDS encoding FkbM family methyltransferase, whose protein sequence is MALIQSDEYSDDLAKLSATIQPGKTLLRTKHGYFLVLNHDILISTSLMKYGELSEYEWDLMKPFIKPEMVVVDAGTHLGTFLVPFAHRVGPKGKVIGFEPQPVIHECLMTAIMLNKVGHNTQIHHCCIGNSNEELVIDEPDYDHVGQFAGLTFNEKGYNEAKMSNKKIKTHVVRLDDVFKEPRFDFLKIDVEGMENDVLLGGATVIKKFRPVMFIENCRRAKSPELMQTIFNLGYRAWWHTGRLFKIDNFNKSDENLFGNRCNTNVLCIPKERGDGEVPKGLIECTDIHHNVIAENGQITPSIPDYEPRI, encoded by the coding sequence ATGGCGCTTATTCAATCTGACGAATATTCCGATGATCTGGCGAAACTCTCGGCAACCATCCAGCCGGGCAAAACCTTGCTGCGCACCAAGCATGGCTATTTTCTTGTCCTCAACCACGATATTCTCATCAGCACCTCGCTGATGAAATACGGTGAACTTTCCGAATATGAATGGGATTTGATGAAGCCCTTCATCAAACCGGAAATGGTGGTGGTGGATGCAGGCACGCATCTTGGCACCTTTCTTGTGCCCTTTGCCCACCGCGTGGGGCCAAAAGGCAAAGTCATCGGCTTTGAACCGCAACCTGTCATCCATGAATGTCTGATGACCGCCATCATGCTCAACAAAGTTGGGCATAACACCCAAATCCATCATTGCTGCATTGGTAATTCAAACGAAGAACTGGTGATTGACGAGCCCGATTACGACCATGTCGGCCAGTTCGCGGGGTTAACCTTCAATGAAAAAGGCTATAACGAAGCCAAAATGTCGAACAAGAAAATCAAAACGCATGTCGTGCGTCTTGATGATGTGTTCAAGGAACCGCGCTTTGATTTTTTAAAAATCGATGTCGAAGGGATGGAAAACGATGTACTGCTCGGCGGCGCAACGGTTATCAAAAAATTCCGCCCCGTCATGTTTATTGAAAATTGCCGCCGCGCCAAATCACCGGAATTGATGCAAACCATTTTTAATCTGGGTTACCGCGCATGGTGGCATACGGGCCGTTTGTTCAAAATCGATAATTTTAACAAGAGTGATGAAAATTTATTCGGCAACCGCTGCAATACCAATGTGCTGTGCATCCCGAAGGAGCGCGGTGATGGCGAAGTGCCAAAAGGTTTAATCGAATGCACCGACATTCACCACAATGTGATCGCCGAGAACGGGCAGATTACGCCCAGCATCCCCGATTACGAACCGCGGATATAA
- a CDS encoding RNA polymerase factor sigma-32 produces MAHFDDNLTRADNLRFIRGAMQSPMLEKINEFELAAAWREKGDEKALHKLIKSYARLVVAIAAKFRAYGLPMGDLMQEGHIGLLHAANRFDTSRDVRFSTYATWWIRASIQDYVLRNWSIVRTGTTAGQKALFFNLRRLRARIEGKAAQMGNLDPIMLSPETKSEIAGALKVNVHDVEVMDARLTSHDQSLNALVHDDGSHDFQDFLVDDSPNPEELIMARHDGDVRHNWLGVAMRQLDERERRIIRDRHLRDEAATLEDLGKKLGISKERVRQLETRAMAKLKTLMHDQADASIVASAKQLESAAA; encoded by the coding sequence ATGGCTCATTTCGACGACAATTTAACCCGTGCTGATAATTTGCGCTTTATTCGCGGCGCGATGCAATCGCCGATGCTCGAAAAAATAAACGAATTTGAACTCGCCGCTGCATGGCGCGAAAAGGGTGATGAAAAAGCCCTCCACAAACTCATCAAATCCTATGCCCGTCTGGTTGTGGCGATTGCCGCGAAGTTCCGTGCCTATGGGTTGCCGATGGGCGATTTGATGCAGGAAGGCCATATTGGTCTTTTGCATGCCGCCAATCGGTTTGACACATCACGCGATGTGCGCTTTTCAACCTATGCGACATGGTGGATACGCGCATCCATTCAGGATTACGTATTACGCAATTGGTCAATCGTGCGCACCGGCACAACGGCAGGACAAAAAGCATTGTTCTTCAATTTGCGCCGCTTAAGGGCGCGTATTGAAGGCAAGGCCGCACAAATGGGCAATCTTGACCCCATTATGCTCTCTCCAGAAACCAAGTCGGAAATTGCAGGTGCATTAAAAGTCAATGTGCATGATGTGGAAGTGATGGATGCACGGTTAACCAGCCATGACCAGTCACTTAATGCACTGGTCCATGATGATGGCAGCCATGATTTTCAGGATTTTCTGGTGGATGACAGCCCCAACCCTGAAGAACTGATTATGGCCCGCCACGATGGTGATGTGCGCCACAACTGGCTCGGCGTTGCCATGCGCCAGCTGGATGAACGTGAACGCCGCATCATCCGTGACCGTCACTTGCGCGATGAAGCAGCTACGCTGGAAGACCTTGGCAAAAAACTGGGCATCAGCAAGGAACGGGTACGACAGCTTGAAACACGGGCCATGGCAAAACTTAAAACCCTCATGCATGACCAGGCGGATGCATCAATCGTTGCATCGGCCAAGCAGCTCGAATCAGCGGCGGCTTAA
- a CDS encoding diguanylate cyclase yields the protein MEASTRIVQGLGKVVDDHIAWLSQWHQVAFYGGNDRAAKADDAKMPNSFLQWHDRATFALPNQGPILNRLAELHEQLHTAAKLVLLRAPDGEALPIQDYERVLSRFDEFVTSVRRLERAFSEAAAGLDPLTGLRTRNGLQEDFNREMNRYLNAKTPFTLAMVDIDHFKSVNDTYGHDTGDRVLVGVANTLLRHIRTYDDAYRLGGEEFLLILKGLDNDGAEKVLERLRAAIQRAELKAPDGTPLHVTASFGHVMVDEGKTLDELLQLSDTALYKAKREGRNRIVKAA from the coding sequence ATGGAAGCCAGCACCCGCATCGTTCAAGGCCTCGGCAAAGTGGTGGATGACCATATTGCATGGTTGTCGCAATGGCATCAGGTGGCATTTTATGGCGGGAATGATCGCGCAGCAAAAGCCGATGATGCGAAAATGCCGAATTCCTTTTTGCAATGGCATGACCGCGCGACTTTTGCGCTGCCCAATCAGGGCCCGATATTAAACCGCCTTGCCGAGCTGCATGAACAATTGCACACAGCAGCAAAGCTAGTTTTATTGCGCGCGCCCGATGGCGAAGCATTACCCATTCAGGATTACGAGCGTGTGCTGTCGCGCTTTGATGAATTTGTAACCTCGGTGCGCCGCCTTGAACGCGCATTCAGCGAAGCGGCAGCAGGGCTTGACCCATTAACGGGGCTTCGTACCCGCAATGGGTTGCAGGAAGACTTTAACCGCGAGATGAACCGTTACCTGAACGCCAAAACACCCTTTACCTTGGCGATGGTGGATATCGACCATTTCAAGAGTGTGAATGACACCTATGGCCACGATACCGGTGACCGCGTATTGGTGGGCGTTGCCAACACATTGCTGCGCCATATCCGCACCTATGATGATGCGTACCGTTTGGGCGGCGAAGAATTTTTGCTGATATTGAAGGGCCTTGATAATGATGGCGCAGAAAAAGTGCTGGAGCGTCTGCGCGCTGCCATTCAACGCGCCGAATTGAAAGCGCCCGATGGCACGCCATTGCACGTGACCGCATCCTTTGGTCATGTCATGGTCGATGAAGGAAAAACGCTGGATGAATTATTACAGCTTTCCGACACCGCGCTGTATAAAGCCAAACGCGAGGGCCGCAACCGCATCGTCAAAGCGGCGTAG
- a CDS encoding cobaltochelatase subunit CobT, whose translation MSKLIHTAEDPVESFKRASVATAKTLAGEAEMDVVFSTDQSTTLSSSIMAKGQKQRVRLPLPSRALSAHDRALVRGSVDAAGLRMRFHDPKAFKRHAPAGDNARLVYEALEQARCEAIGAKAMPGIGENLGAVLSDRAKRQGYDHATERAQIPIHDVMRLLAREALYGAPIPQNALQAVQLWRPWVEQRIGNHLGELPKLLNDADAYAQEVRKLLVAMNMDFPGSPDEESEGDDRPHEADPQEDKKEQEQAEGGAESQDQLPKDAEQQAAKEARDIGEGDEGEEKPVSGEDEAETESDEEEIREPPSAAQAQALTVYNAFTTQFDEIKHASDLCPADELARLRLQLDNQVRHYQGLVAKLANRLQRKLLAQQMRSWDFDREEGMLDVARLARVVAAPGVPLSYKIEKDTQFRDTVVTLLIDNSGSMRGRPIGIAAITADILARTLERCAVKVEVLGFTTSTWKGGKSRELWLKSGKPPHPGRLNDLRHIIYKAADAPLRRCRRNLGLMLREGLLKENIDGEALLWAHTRLLARHEDRRILIVISDGAPVDDSTLSSNPSVYLEQHLREVIGKIEATSPVQLLAIGIGHDVTRYYKRAVTITDVEQLGGTVMNELADLFDE comes from the coding sequence ATGAGCAAGTTAATCCACACTGCCGAAGATCCGGTCGAAAGCTTTAAACGTGCCAGCGTGGCGACGGCCAAAACGCTTGCCGGCGAAGCGGAAATGGATGTGGTGTTTTCAACCGATCAATCGACCACGCTATCATCCTCAATCATGGCAAAAGGGCAAAAGCAGCGCGTACGCTTGCCACTTCCTTCGCGCGCGCTTTCGGCGCATGACCGCGCGCTGGTGCGCGGCAGTGTAGATGCGGCAGGGCTGCGCATGCGTTTTCATGATCCAAAGGCATTTAAACGTCACGCGCCAGCCGGTGATAATGCACGATTAGTATACGAAGCATTGGAACAGGCCCGCTGCGAAGCCATCGGCGCAAAGGCCATGCCCGGCATTGGCGAAAATCTGGGCGCGGTATTATCCGACCGCGCCAAACGCCAAGGCTATGATCACGCGACCGAGCGCGCACAAATTCCCATTCACGATGTCATGCGGCTATTGGCGCGTGAAGCACTTTACGGCGCGCCTATTCCGCAAAACGCATTGCAGGCGGTGCAACTGTGGCGACCATGGGTTGAACAGCGCATCGGCAATCATTTGGGCGAGCTTCCCAAATTACTGAACGATGCCGATGCCTATGCCCAAGAAGTGCGCAAGCTGCTGGTGGCCATGAACATGGATTTTCCGGGCAGCCCCGATGAAGAAAGCGAAGGTGATGACCGCCCGCACGAAGCTGACCCGCAAGAAGATAAAAAAGAGCAGGAACAGGCCGAAGGCGGCGCGGAAAGCCAAGACCAATTGCCAAAAGACGCCGAACAGCAAGCCGCCAAAGAAGCCCGCGATATTGGCGAAGGTGATGAAGGCGAAGAAAAACCAGTAAGCGGCGAAGATGAAGCGGAAACCGAAAGCGATGAAGAAGAAATCCGCGAGCCGCCATCTGCGGCACAAGCACAAGCGCTGACTGTCTATAATGCGTTTACAACCCAGTTCGATGAAATAAAACACGCGAGCGATTTGTGTCCGGCCGATGAACTCGCACGCCTTCGCCTGCAACTCGATAATCAGGTACGCCATTACCAAGGTCTTGTTGCAAAACTTGCCAACCGTTTGCAACGCAAATTGCTGGCGCAGCAAATGCGCAGCTGGGATTTTGACCGCGAAGAAGGCATGCTGGATGTCGCGCGGCTTGCGCGCGTCGTCGCCGCGCCCGGCGTTCCGCTTTCCTATAAAATTGAAAAGGACACGCAGTTCCGCGATACGGTCGTCACGTTGCTCATTGATAATTCGGGGTCCATGCGCGGGCGGCCCATTGGCATTGCCGCCATCACCGCTGATATTCTTGCGCGCACGCTGGAACGCTGCGCAGTAAAGGTGGAAGTGCTGGGCTTTACCACCAGCACATGGAAGGGCGGAAAATCGCGTGAACTGTGGCTGAAGTCTGGAAAGCCGCCGCATCCCGGGCGCCTCAATGATTTGCGGCACATTATTTATAAAGCGGCCGATGCGCCGCTGCGGCGTTGCCGCCGTAACCTTGGCCTTATGCTGCGTGAAGGATTGCTGAAAGAAAACATCGACGGCGAAGCATTGCTGTGGGCACATACACGGTTGCTTGCACGGCACGAAGACCGCCGCATTCTGATTGTCATTTCCGATGGCGCGCCGGTGGATGATTCAACTTTGTCATCCAACCCTTCCGTTTATCTGGAACAACATTTGCGCGAAGTGATTGGCAAAATTGAAGCGACCAGCCCCGTACAGCTCCTTGCCATTGGTATCGGGCATGATGTGACGCGCTATTACAAACGCGCGGTAACCATTACCGATGTGGAGCAATTGGGCGGCACAGTGATGAACGAACTGGCCGATTTGTTTGACGAGTAG